AGATCCAAAATTAACTTTTTAGGTTTATGGGCAACCAATACATTTTTCAAATCTTTTGCAGCATCTTCTTCTAGGAAGCTGCGAATATTTATATAGTAGCCGCCGTTCCGATCCTTGATTCTCTTGAACGTCACGTTACTGCTTTTGACAAGATCTCGTTCGACAGCGATATTTAAATTTATCCCCTGTCTGACGATGCTAAGTTTTACCTGTGTGCCTATCCTGCCCCGCAATCCAGGCGACTGGTCAATAAGGACACTCTTATCGTTGACTCTGGTAAGAATATCACCCACGATCATCCCTGCACGTTGGGCTGGCGAGCCCTCCACGACACCAATAACATAAAAAAATTGACTGGCGCCAAGTTCGATAGGACGCAGGTAGAGTCCGACACCCGCCGCTTCACCTGTCCTGGCCATCCTGTTGAACTCGGTGACTGTTTCTGCGTCCAGAACCTCTGCAAATTTCGCATTCGGACCGCTTTTGACCATCGCTTTTATTGCGGCAGTGGCAATATCGTTGCCATCGCTTTCTCCTAGACTGTGCCGCTGCACATACATATATGTTTGAATGATCGAAAAAAAGTCTCGTGAAAATACCTTATTGACGCCGGACACGAAAGCAAGCACAAATAGAGCTATGAGGATGAGTGCGTGGAACACAAACCAACGCCATCGCGCTACCAAATGAAAACTGGGCAACAAACCCTCTCTCCTAGATCCATACAGAAATAAAGAAGATGGATCGCCTGACACATACGGCAAATCCATCTCGAAACCGATCAAAAGCAGAAGGACACCTCGTTTAATCAGAGCTGTATTTCAATCAGGGTGGCCAGTAGTCGTTGGACTCAGGGTCGGTTCAGCAGTCTGCTGGTAGGCGGTCACGCCTGCCAGACCCAACACGCCAATAGCCAGCACTGCTGCCACGAAACGTTTCATCGTCGTCATCTTTCACCTCCTCTTCGTCATGGAGCCACTTTCAAGCAGGGTGGCCGTAAGCCGTCGGACTCAGGGTTGGTTCAGCAGTCTGCTGGTAGGCGGTCACGCCTGCCAGACCCAACACGCCAATAGCCAGCACTGCTGCCACGAAACGTTTCATCGTCGTCATCTTTCACCTCCTCTTCGTCATGGAGCCAC
This DNA window, taken from Deinococcus aquaedulcis, encodes the following:
- a CDS encoding S41 family peptidase, which codes for MIGFEMDLPYVSGDPSSLFLYGSRREGLLPSFHLVARWRWFVFHALILIALFVLAFVSGVNKVFSRDFFSIIQTYMYVQRHSLGESDGNDIATAAIKAMVKSGPNAKFAEVLDAETVTEFNRMARTGEAAGVGLYLRPIELGASQFFYVIGVVEGSPAQRAGMIVGDILTRVNDKSVLIDQSPGLRGRIGTQVKLSIVRQGINLNIAVERDLVKSSNVTFKRIKDRNGGYYINIRSFLEEDAAKDLKNVLVAHKPKKLILDLRDNPGGFIEQAVEAADLFVKEGKLLSLENRKGQVLKTYSAQAGSYDYEGDIVILVNKYTSSAAEILVAALKGRRGVTVVGDVTYGKGVSNTQVDLANGSRLVIPTAIWHDPSGRQISFDGIEPDIRVQDTRFSIPSFTLIPKASSASGRIDISAYDTYDQTPEYLVVASKIYNAVRQEDRILAKGEQILE